The Arthrobacter russicus genome has a segment encoding these proteins:
- the trpC gene encoding indole-3-glycerol phosphate synthase TrpC produces the protein MSVLDDIIAGVREDLAERRAQLPLEQLQALAAAQPAALDALAALRAPGLQVIAEVKRRSPSKGQLAEIADPAGLAAQYAQGGASVISVLTEQRRFTGSLADLDAVRAAVRIPVLRKDFTVDPYQIWEARAHGADLVLLIVAALDDAQLREFLALTEELGMQALVETHTAEEIDRALALGAKIIGVNVRNLKTLEVDNAVFASLAGAVPAGSVLVAESGVKTADDVAHYAAHGATAVLVGEALVSSVEPAATIAAFRAAAETAQAPAV, from the coding sequence GTGAGCGTTCTCGACGACATCATCGCGGGAGTCCGCGAGGACCTCGCAGAGCGCAGAGCGCAGCTTCCTCTGGAGCAGCTCCAAGCGCTTGCCGCGGCCCAGCCTGCCGCGCTCGATGCCCTGGCCGCATTGCGCGCACCGGGATTGCAGGTGATCGCCGAAGTCAAGCGGCGCAGTCCGTCCAAAGGGCAGCTTGCCGAAATTGCCGACCCGGCCGGGCTCGCCGCGCAGTACGCGCAAGGCGGGGCGTCGGTGATCAGCGTGCTCACCGAGCAACGCCGGTTCACCGGTTCTTTGGCGGATCTGGACGCGGTGCGCGCCGCCGTGCGGATCCCGGTGCTGCGCAAGGATTTCACCGTAGACCCCTATCAGATCTGGGAAGCCCGGGCGCATGGTGCAGACCTGGTACTGCTGATCGTGGCGGCCTTGGACGACGCGCAGCTGCGCGAGTTCCTGGCGCTGACTGAGGAGCTGGGCATGCAGGCCCTGGTCGAGACGCACACCGCCGAGGAGATCGATCGGGCGCTGGCCCTCGGGGCGAAGATCATCGGCGTCAATGTGCGAAATCTGAAAACCTTGGAAGTGGACAACGCAGTCTTCGCCTCGCTGGCCGGAGCGGTTCCGGCCGGCAGCGTGCTAGTCGCGGAGTCCGGGGTCAAGACCGCCGACGACGTAGCGCACTACGCGGCGCACGGCGCCACTGCGGTGCTGGTCGGCGAAGCGCTGGTCAGCTCGGTTGAGCCCGCGGCTACGATCGCGGCTTTCCGGGCCGCAGCGGAGACGGCGCAAGCGCCGGCCGTCTGA
- the trpB gene encoding tryptophan synthase subunit beta has protein sequence MAENAVPGAPEEAADAFLSDARADRGAAASGPASLKHASGPYFGEYGGRWMPESLIAAIDELEDTFEKAKADPEFLAEIARLNKTYSGRPSMLTEAKRFAEYAGGARVFLKREDLNHTGSHKINNVLGQALLAKRMGKTRIIAETGAGQHGVASATAAALLGLECVVYMGAEDTRRQSLNVARMKLLGATVVPVTNGSQTLKDAINDALRDWVANVDTTHYLLGTAAGAHPFPAMVRFFHEVIGEEAREQILEQTGRLPDAVCACIGGGSNAIGIFHGFLDDPEVAIYGFEAGGDGVETGRHAATITLGRPGVLHGARSYLMQDEDGQTVESHSISAGLDYPGVGPEHSYLADIGRVAYEPVTDAEAMEAFRLLCRTEGIIPAIESAHALAGAMRVGKGLTEGLADPQQVILLVNLSGRGDKDVGTAAEWFDLIDADASEGVEK, from the coding sequence ATGGCAGAGAACGCCGTCCCCGGCGCCCCCGAAGAGGCAGCGGATGCCTTTCTTTCCGATGCCCGTGCCGACCGTGGCGCAGCGGCTTCCGGCCCGGCAAGCCTCAAACACGCGAGCGGGCCGTATTTCGGCGAGTACGGCGGCCGTTGGATGCCGGAGTCTTTGATCGCGGCGATCGACGAACTGGAAGACACCTTCGAAAAGGCCAAGGCGGATCCCGAGTTCCTCGCTGAGATCGCCCGGCTGAACAAGACCTACTCCGGCCGGCCTTCGATGCTGACCGAGGCCAAACGCTTCGCCGAATACGCCGGTGGCGCCCGGGTCTTCCTCAAGCGGGAGGATCTCAACCACACCGGTTCGCACAAGATCAACAATGTGCTGGGCCAGGCCCTGCTCGCCAAGCGGATGGGCAAGACCCGGATCATCGCGGAGACCGGGGCCGGCCAGCACGGCGTGGCCAGTGCTACCGCCGCAGCGCTGTTGGGCCTGGAATGCGTGGTGTACATGGGGGCCGAGGACACCCGGCGGCAGTCGCTCAACGTGGCCCGGATGAAACTGCTCGGGGCTACCGTGGTCCCGGTGACGAACGGCTCGCAGACGCTCAAGGACGCGATCAACGATGCGTTGCGCGACTGGGTCGCGAACGTCGATACCACGCACTACCTGCTCGGCACCGCAGCCGGTGCCCACCCGTTCCCGGCGATGGTCAGGTTCTTCCATGAAGTGATCGGCGAGGAGGCCCGGGAGCAGATCCTGGAGCAGACCGGCCGGCTCCCGGATGCGGTCTGCGCCTGCATCGGCGGCGGATCGAATGCGATCGGCATTTTCCACGGCTTCCTGGATGATCCGGAGGTCGCGATCTACGGTTTCGAAGCCGGCGGCGACGGGGTGGAAACCGGACGGCACGCCGCCACGATCACGCTCGGCCGCCCGGGTGTGCTGCACGGCGCCCGGTCCTATCTGATGCAGGATGAAGACGGCCAGACCGTGGAATCGCATTCCATTTCGGCCGGGTTGGACTATCCCGGCGTGGGCCCGGAGCATTCCTACCTGGCGGACATCGGCCGGGTCGCCTACGAGCCGGTCACCGACGCCGAAGCCATGGAAGCATTCCGGTTGCTCTGCCGGACCGAAGGCATCATCCCGGCGATCGAATCCGCGCATGCTCTGGCCGGTGCGATGCGGGTCGGCAAGGGGCTGACCGAAGGCCTCGCCGATCCGCAGCAGGTGATTTTGCTGGTAAACCTCTCCGGCCGCGGCGACAAGGACGTGGGCACTGCCGCCGAATGGTTCGATTTGATCGACGCGGACGCTTCCGAAGGAGTGGAAAAATGA
- the trpA gene encoding tryptophan synthase subunit alpha — translation MSIGDQLARSKAAAAIDRAHAAGRTALIGYLPAGYPDVQSTIEAGVAMARNGVDLIEIGVPYSDPVMDGPVIQAATTEALANGFKVSSVFDVVAGITAVSEVAVLVMTYWNPVMQMGVREFAERLAAAGGAGLITPDLIPDEAAEWLAASDEFGLDRVFLVAPSSSPERLASTVAASRGFVYAVSVMGVTGTRQNVSSSAQSLVEKTRQAGAQRVCVGLGVSHAGHVREIGSYADGVIVGTALVAAIRDGGVAAVAHLTEELSAGTPRETLAETPRQFPEGQ, via the coding sequence ATGAGCATCGGGGACCAGCTGGCACGGAGCAAGGCCGCGGCCGCGATCGACCGGGCGCATGCGGCCGGACGCACTGCGCTGATCGGGTACCTTCCGGCTGGCTATCCGGATGTGCAGAGCACCATCGAGGCCGGGGTCGCGATGGCCCGCAACGGGGTGGACTTGATCGAGATCGGGGTGCCGTATTCCGATCCGGTGATGGACGGGCCGGTGATCCAAGCGGCTACCACGGAAGCACTCGCCAACGGATTCAAAGTTTCCAGCGTGTTCGACGTGGTCGCCGGGATCACCGCGGTCAGCGAGGTCGCGGTTCTGGTGATGACGTATTGGAACCCGGTGATGCAAATGGGCGTGCGCGAATTCGCGGAACGGTTGGCTGCAGCCGGGGGAGCCGGCTTGATCACGCCGGATTTGATCCCGGATGAAGCAGCCGAGTGGCTCGCCGCTTCGGACGAATTCGGCCTGGACCGGGTCTTCCTGGTGGCGCCTTCGTCCAGCCCGGAACGTTTGGCCAGCACGGTTGCTGCCAGCCGGGGATTCGTCTACGCGGTATCCGTGATGGGCGTGACCGGAACGCGGCAGAATGTCTCCTCGAGTGCGCAGTCCCTGGTCGAGAAAACCCGACAGGCCGGCGCGCAGCGGGTCTGCGTGGGCCTGGGCGTCAGCCACGCCGGGCACGTGCGTGAAATCGGAAGTTATGCCGACGGGGTTATTGTGGGCACAGCGCTGGTGGCCGCAATCCGCGATGGCGGGGTGGCCGCCGTCGCGCACCTGACCGAAGAACTCAGCGCGGGAACTCCGCGCGAGACCCTTGCAGAAACACCTCGGCAGTTCCCGGAAGGCCAATGA
- the lgt gene encoding prolipoprotein diacylglyceryl transferase gives MSTFALAGQALSVLPASIPSPTWSGFEIPLPWGQLSIRAYALCILLGIIAALWLTSVRWKKRGAPEGSLWDIAIWAIPFGIVGGRLYHVFSSPEAYFGPGFNGTGDLSKIFRIWEGGLGIWGAVLLGVVGAWIGCRRAGVKITALIDAAAPGLLLAQAIGRWGNYFNQELFGAPTTLPWGLQVDPNNPNFPTGYAADTLFQPTFLYESLWNLVGVLILLLIDRRFQLRRGRLFWLYAMYYTLGRVWIEALRIDTAEQITFFGITTRLNVWTSILVFLVALVVFLVLSFTGRKDGSEDSVLLPGRVPAGVAAEPAEAAGEPELSELDASGETRVQNVDKASHDAVEDSARGNLADNPSEVQTSAETEAGKQAGSTDRL, from the coding sequence TTGAGCACCTTTGCACTTGCCGGCCAGGCATTGAGCGTTCTGCCCGCCAGCATTCCCAGCCCGACCTGGTCCGGGTTCGAGATCCCGCTGCCCTGGGGGCAGCTCTCGATCCGTGCCTACGCCCTGTGCATTCTGCTCGGCATCATTGCGGCCTTGTGGCTGACCAGCGTCCGTTGGAAAAAACGCGGTGCTCCGGAAGGCTCGCTCTGGGACATCGCGATTTGGGCGATCCCGTTCGGGATCGTCGGCGGCCGGCTCTACCATGTGTTCTCCTCGCCAGAAGCCTATTTCGGTCCGGGATTCAACGGCACCGGCGACCTGTCGAAGATCTTCCGGATCTGGGAAGGCGGCCTGGGCATCTGGGGCGCGGTCCTACTGGGCGTGGTCGGCGCCTGGATCGGATGCCGCCGCGCCGGGGTGAAGATCACTGCGCTCATCGATGCCGCTGCGCCCGGATTGCTGCTGGCCCAGGCCATCGGCCGTTGGGGGAATTACTTCAACCAGGAACTCTTCGGCGCGCCCACTACGCTGCCTTGGGGACTGCAGGTGGATCCGAACAACCCGAATTTCCCGACCGGATACGCTGCGGACACACTGTTCCAACCCACCTTCTTGTACGAATCCTTGTGGAACTTGGTAGGCGTGCTGATCCTGCTGCTCATCGACCGCCGGTTCCAACTCCGCCGCGGCCGGTTGTTCTGGCTCTACGCGATGTACTACACCTTGGGCCGGGTTTGGATCGAAGCGTTGCGCATCGACACTGCGGAACAGATCACCTTCTTCGGCATCACCACGCGGTTGAACGTCTGGACGTCGATCTTGGTCTTCCTGGTGGCCCTGGTGGTCTTCCTGGTGCTCAGTTTCACCGGGCGCAAGGACGGATCCGAGGACTCGGTGCTGCTGCCCGGCCGGGTTCCGGCGGGCGTTGCCGCGGAACCTGCCGAAGCGGCGGGGGAGCCTGAGCTGTCCGAGCTCGATGCCTCGGGCGAAACACGCGTCCAGAATGTGGACAAAGCGTCTCACGATGCTGTCGAAGATTCCGCGCGTGGTAATCTCGCCGATAACCCTTCGGAGGTGCAGACCAGCGCCGAAACCGAAGCTGGGAAGCAGGCCGGAAGCACAGACCGGCTCTGA
- the gltB gene encoding glutamate synthase large subunit: MTQNQPAVPTYTAVSPFERFSTIPAAQGLYSPEAEKDACGLAIIATLRGEAGHDIVDAALTALRALEHRGAVGADEGTGDGAGLLTQVPDEFFRAVLDFGLPAPGHYVVGTAFLPVQEDEARIATEGLASLAAEEGLRVLGWRKVPVVADLVGSMARTSMPQFRQLFLALPDGETPASGEIAQVLDSRAFRVRKRAQNKLGVYFPSLSSRTIVYKGMLSTAQLEPFYPDLSDSRFKTKLGIVHSRFSTNTFPSWPLAQPFRTIAHNGEINTVKGNRNWMRARQSTLASPLLGDNPEELFPICTPGASDSASFDEVAELLWLSGRPITQAIMMMIPEAWENHATMDPARRAFYEYHSLLMEPWDGPAAVSFTDGSLVGATLDRNGLRPGRYWITEDGLVVFASEVGVIDIEPAKVVKKGRVSPGKMFLVDTEAGRIVDDSEIKSELASAEPWADWLKDNLIKLSDLPEREHVVHTSASVNLRQRTFGYTQEELRILLAPMARTGAEPLGAMGSDTPIAVLSTRPRLLFDYFVQSFAQVTNPPLDAIREELVTSLKTSIGPNGNLLASNKVTKPQVALDFPVIDNDELAKIANIESSQGENEGERLAIKVRGLYRPDGGEAALRARLSEICEQVSGAINRGVHYVVLSDRDSNAQWAPIPSLLLISAVHHHLLRSANRTKTSLVVEAGDVREVHHVALLVGYGAAAVNPYLAMESVEELIRSGDVTGVTPEAAVRNLIKGLGKGVLKIMSKMGISTVASYCGAQTFEALGLAQDLVDEFFAGTRSQLSGVGLGVIAAEVAARHAMAYPPEGVEQPHRPLLGGGEYQWRREGEPHLFNPDTVFRLQHATRERRYDIFKSYTSAIDDQSKSLMTLRGLLGFKAGARAAVPIDEVEPVSAIVKRFSTGAMSYGSISKEAHETLAIAMNQLGAKSNTGEGGEDMDRLLDPRRRSAIKQVASGRFGVTSLYLSNAQDIQIKMAQGAKPGEGGQLMAQKVYPWVAATRHSTPGVGLISPPPHHDIYSIEDLAQLIYDCKRANPSARVHVKLVSEVGIGTVAAGVTKAKADVVLVSGHDGGTGASPLNSLKHAGAPWELGLAETQQTLILNGLRDRVVVQVDGQLKTGRDVVIAALLGAEEYGFATAPLVVSGCIMMRVCHLDTCPVGVATQNPELRARFSGKPEFVVNFFEFLAEEVREILAELGFRSLEEAIGHSDALDIRKAVDHWKTEGLELAPLLEGQSFDRDVPLRNLIGQNHELDKHFDQQLITMAAEALADRVPVKISVGIVNTDRSVGTMLGHEVTKKFGIEVLGTDTIDVTLTGQAGQSLGAFLPAGITLRLYGDSNDYVGKGLSGGRIIVRPDRSNTFPAEQNVIAGNVIGYGATSGELFLRGQVGERFLVRNSGATAVAEGIGDHGCEYMTGGRALILGRTGRNFGAGMSGGVAFVLDLVPAKVNKQALDSGELQLLALDAEDREFVRNLLRQHQEETDSALAARLLEDFDAVAGQITKVLPRDYAAVLQTRATAEAEGLDPDGDVVWQRILEVTGG; the protein is encoded by the coding sequence ATGACTCAGAACCAACCGGCAGTTCCCACGTACACTGCCGTTTCCCCGTTCGAACGGTTTTCCACGATTCCGGCAGCGCAGGGCCTGTATTCGCCGGAAGCCGAAAAGGACGCTTGCGGTTTGGCGATCATCGCCACGCTGCGCGGCGAGGCCGGACACGATATCGTCGACGCGGCCTTGACTGCGCTGCGGGCCCTGGAACACCGCGGCGCGGTGGGCGCGGACGAAGGCACCGGAGACGGTGCGGGCCTGCTCACCCAGGTGCCGGATGAATTCTTCCGCGCGGTGCTGGACTTCGGGCTCCCGGCACCGGGTCACTACGTGGTCGGCACGGCCTTCCTGCCGGTGCAGGAGGACGAGGCCCGGATCGCCACCGAGGGTTTGGCGTCCTTGGCCGCCGAAGAAGGCCTCCGGGTGCTCGGTTGGCGCAAGGTCCCGGTCGTCGCCGATCTGGTCGGTTCGATGGCGCGCACCTCGATGCCGCAGTTCCGGCAGCTTTTCCTGGCTTTGCCGGACGGCGAAACACCGGCCTCGGGCGAGATCGCCCAGGTCTTGGACAGCCGGGCGTTCCGGGTCCGCAAGCGGGCGCAGAACAAACTGGGAGTCTACTTCCCGTCGCTCTCTTCGCGGACCATCGTGTACAAGGGCATGCTCTCCACGGCGCAGCTCGAGCCGTTCTATCCGGACCTTTCGGACAGCCGGTTCAAGACCAAGCTGGGCATCGTGCATTCCCGGTTCTCCACCAACACCTTCCCGTCCTGGCCGCTGGCCCAGCCGTTCCGGACGATCGCGCACAACGGCGAGATCAACACGGTCAAAGGCAATCGCAACTGGATGCGGGCCCGGCAATCGACTTTGGCGAGCCCGCTGCTCGGCGACAACCCCGAGGAGTTGTTCCCGATCTGTACGCCCGGGGCTTCAGACTCGGCGTCTTTCGATGAAGTCGCGGAGCTGCTCTGGCTCTCCGGACGGCCGATCACCCAGGCGATCATGATGATGATCCCGGAGGCCTGGGAGAACCACGCCACGATGGATCCGGCCCGCCGGGCGTTTTACGAATACCACTCGCTGTTGATGGAACCCTGGGACGGTCCGGCCGCGGTGTCCTTCACTGACGGTTCGCTGGTCGGCGCGACGCTGGACCGCAACGGCCTGCGGCCCGGACGGTATTGGATCACCGAGGACGGATTGGTGGTGTTCGCCTCCGAAGTCGGCGTGATCGACATCGAACCGGCGAAAGTGGTCAAAAAGGGCCGGGTCTCGCCGGGCAAGATGTTCCTGGTGGATACCGAAGCGGGCCGGATCGTGGACGATTCGGAAATCAAGTCCGAGCTGGCCAGTGCTGAGCCCTGGGCCGATTGGCTCAAGGACAATCTGATCAAGTTGAGCGATCTGCCCGAGCGGGAGCACGTGGTGCACACCTCGGCCTCGGTGAACCTGCGGCAGCGGACTTTCGGTTACACCCAGGAAGAACTGCGGATCCTGCTCGCGCCGATGGCCCGGACCGGAGCTGAACCCTTGGGTGCGATGGGCTCGGATACGCCGATAGCGGTGCTGTCCACCCGGCCGCGGTTGCTTTTCGACTACTTCGTGCAGTCCTTCGCACAGGTGACCAACCCGCCGCTGGACGCGATCCGCGAAGAACTCGTGACCTCGCTGAAAACTTCGATCGGCCCCAATGGCAACCTCTTGGCCAGCAACAAGGTGACCAAACCCCAGGTCGCGCTGGATTTTCCGGTGATCGACAATGACGAACTGGCCAAGATCGCCAACATCGAGTCTTCCCAGGGCGAAAACGAAGGCGAGCGGCTCGCGATCAAGGTGCGCGGCCTGTACCGGCCCGACGGCGGCGAGGCCGCACTCCGGGCCCGGCTTTCCGAGATCTGCGAACAGGTTTCCGGCGCGATCAACCGCGGTGTGCATTACGTGGTGCTCTCCGACCGGGACTCGAATGCGCAATGGGCGCCGATTCCGTCGTTGCTGCTGATCAGTGCGGTGCACCACCATTTGCTGCGCAGCGCGAACCGCACCAAGACCTCGCTGGTGGTCGAAGCCGGAGACGTCCGGGAGGTGCACCATGTGGCCCTCCTGGTCGGTTATGGAGCCGCCGCAGTCAACCCCTACCTGGCGATGGAATCGGTCGAAGAACTGATTCGCAGCGGAGACGTCACCGGGGTCACCCCGGAGGCGGCAGTCCGCAATCTGATCAAGGGCCTGGGCAAAGGCGTGCTGAAGATCATGTCCAAAATGGGCATCTCCACCGTGGCTTCCTATTGCGGGGCGCAGACGTTCGAGGCGCTGGGCTTGGCGCAGGACCTGGTGGACGAGTTCTTCGCCGGTACCCGCAGCCAGCTCTCCGGCGTCGGGCTGGGCGTGATCGCGGCAGAAGTCGCGGCCCGGCACGCCATGGCATACCCGCCAGAAGGCGTCGAGCAACCGCACCGGCCGCTGTTGGGCGGCGGCGAATACCAATGGCGCCGGGAAGGCGAGCCGCACCTGTTCAACCCGGATACCGTGTTCCGGCTGCAGCACGCCACCCGGGAACGCCGCTACGACATCTTCAAGAGCTACACCAGTGCGATCGACGACCAGTCGAAGAGCCTGATGACGCTGCGCGGCCTGCTCGGCTTCAAAGCCGGAGCGCGGGCCGCAGTCCCGATCGATGAGGTGGAGCCGGTTTCGGCGATCGTGAAGCGCTTCTCCACCGGCGCGATGAGCTACGGCTCGATCTCCAAGGAAGCACACGAAACCCTTGCGATCGCGATGAACCAGCTCGGCGCGAAGTCGAATACCGGTGAGGGCGGCGAAGACATGGACCGGTTGTTGGACCCGCGCCGCCGTTCGGCGATCAAACAGGTCGCCTCCGGGCGATTCGGGGTCACCAGCCTGTATCTGAGCAATGCGCAGGACATCCAGATCAAAATGGCCCAGGGCGCCAAACCCGGCGAAGGCGGCCAGCTGATGGCGCAGAAGGTCTACCCGTGGGTAGCGGCGACCCGGCACTCCACACCCGGCGTCGGACTGATTTCGCCGCCGCCGCACCACGACATCTACTCGATCGAAGACCTGGCGCAGCTGATTTACGACTGCAAGCGGGCCAACCCTTCGGCCCGGGTGCACGTCAAACTGGTCTCCGAAGTCGGCATCGGCACGGTGGCCGCCGGCGTGACCAAGGCCAAGGCCGACGTCGTCCTGGTTTCCGGGCACGACGGCGGAACCGGTGCCTCGCCGCTGAACTCGCTCAAGCACGCGGGCGCGCCCTGGGAACTGGGTCTGGCCGAAACGCAGCAGACCTTGATCCTCAACGGCTTGCGCGACCGGGTGGTGGTGCAGGTGGACGGGCAGCTCAAGACCGGCCGGGACGTGGTGATCGCGGCCCTGCTCGGTGCCGAAGAGTACGGCTTCGCCACCGCGCCGCTGGTGGTTTCCGGCTGCATCATGATGCGGGTCTGCCATTTGGACACCTGCCCGGTGGGTGTGGCCACGCAGAACCCGGAATTGCGCGCGCGGTTCTCCGGCAAGCCGGAATTCGTGGTCAACTTCTTCGAGTTCTTGGCCGAAGAGGTCCGTGAAATCCTCGCCGAACTCGGGTTCCGGTCGCTCGAGGAAGCCATCGGGCACAGCGATGCGCTGGACATCCGCAAGGCGGTGGACCACTGGAAGACCGAGGGGTTGGAGCTGGCACCGCTGCTCGAAGGGCAGAGCTTCGACCGCGATGTCCCGCTGCGCAACCTGATCGGGCAGAACCACGAGTTGGACAAGCACTTCGACCAACAGCTGATCACCATGGCCGCCGAAGCGCTGGCCGACCGGGTTCCGGTGAAGATCAGCGTCGGCATCGTGAACACCGATCGCTCGGTGGGCACCATGCTGGGGCACGAAGTGACCAAGAAGTTCGGCATCGAGGTGCTCGGTACCGACACCATCGATGTCACGCTGACCGGCCAGGCCGGGCAGTCATTGGGCGCGTTCCTGCCGGCCGGCATCACGCTGCGGCTGTACGGCGATTCCAATGATTACGTGGGCAAAGGCCTCTCCGGCGGTCGGATCATCGTCCGGCCGGACCGCAGCAACACCTTCCCGGCGGAACAGAACGTGATCGCCGGCAATGTGATCGGTTACGGAGCCACCAGCGGCGAGTTGTTCCTGCGCGGCCAGGTCGGCGAACGGTTCCTGGTGCGGAACTCGGGTGCCACCGCGGTGGCCGAAGGGATCGGCGACCACGGCTGCGAGTACATGACCGGCGGCCGGGCACTGATCCTGGGCCGGACCGGGCGCAACTTCGGCGCCGGGATGTCCGGCGGCGTCGCCTTCGTGCTCGATCTGGTGCCGGCCAAGGTCAACAAACAGGCTTTGGATTCGGGAGAGCTGCAATTGCTCGCCTTGGATGCCGAGGACCGGGAATTCGTCCGCAACCTGCTGCGCCAGCACCAGGAGGAGACCGACTCGGCATTGGCCGCCAGACTGCTCGAAGATTTCGATGCCGTGGCCGGGCAAATCACCAAGGTGCTGCCCCGGGACTATGCCGCGGTATTGCAGACCAGGGCTACCGCCGAGGCGGAGGGCTTGGACCCCGACGGAGACGTCGTTTGGCAACGAATCCTGGAGGTGACCGGTGGCTGA
- a CDS encoding glutamate synthase subunit beta, with product MADPRGFLKTRERQTQPRRPVPVRIMDWKEVYEAQEKGVLKSQAGRCMDCGVPFCHQGCPLGNLIPEWNDLVWRDKGEEAIERLHATNNFPEFTGRLCPAPCESSCVLGINQPAVTIKQVEVSIIDQAFEQDWVKPLPPARLTGHTVAVVGSGPAGLAAAQQLTRVGHTVAVYERDDRIGGLLRYGIPDFKMEKEHLDRRLEQMRAEGTRFRAGVEIGKDISWEQLRRRYDAVVICTGATVPRDLPIPGRELAGVHYAMDYLVQSNRAVAGDPVPDQIDARGKHVVILGGGDTGADCLGTAHRQQAASVTTLAIGKQPPAERPEHQPWPMFPTLFEVASAHEEGGERTYLASTVEFIGADGVLTALKIAETEYRDGKRLPKPGTEREIPADLVFLSLGFTGPEPAGIAEQVGAQFDGRGNLVRDGYYMTDVDGVFVAGDAGRGQSLIVWAIAEGRACAAAVDQHLSGSTSLPAPVAPTDVAISPL from the coding sequence GTGGCTGATCCACGTGGCTTTCTGAAGACCCGGGAACGGCAGACCCAACCGCGCCGGCCGGTCCCGGTGCGGATCATGGACTGGAAAGAAGTCTACGAAGCACAGGAAAAAGGCGTGCTCAAGTCGCAGGCCGGCCGGTGCATGGACTGCGGAGTGCCGTTCTGCCATCAGGGCTGTCCGCTGGGCAACCTGATTCCCGAATGGAACGACCTGGTCTGGCGGGACAAGGGGGAAGAGGCGATCGAGCGCTTGCACGCGACGAACAACTTCCCGGAATTCACTGGAAGGCTCTGCCCGGCGCCGTGCGAATCATCGTGCGTGCTCGGCATCAACCAGCCCGCGGTGACCATCAAACAGGTCGAGGTTTCGATCATCGATCAGGCCTTCGAACAGGATTGGGTCAAGCCGCTGCCGCCGGCCAGGCTGACCGGGCACACCGTCGCGGTGGTCGGTTCCGGCCCGGCTGGGCTGGCTGCGGCGCAACAACTCACCCGGGTGGGCCATACCGTTGCGGTGTACGAACGGGACGACCGGATCGGCGGCTTGCTCCGTTACGGCATCCCGGATTTCAAAATGGAAAAGGAGCACTTGGACCGCAGGCTGGAGCAGATGCGCGCCGAAGGCACCCGGTTCCGGGCCGGCGTCGAAATCGGCAAGGACATTTCTTGGGAGCAGCTGCGCCGGCGCTATGACGCAGTGGTGATCTGCACCGGTGCCACGGTGCCGCGGGATTTGCCGATTCCGGGCCGGGAGCTGGCCGGAGTGCATTACGCGATGGATTACCTGGTGCAGTCCAACCGGGCAGTGGCCGGCGATCCGGTGCCGGACCAGATCGATGCGCGCGGCAAACACGTGGTGATCCTCGGCGGCGGGGACACCGGAGCCGACTGCCTGGGCACTGCGCACCGGCAGCAGGCCGCCTCGGTGACCACCTTGGCGATCGGCAAACAGCCACCGGCCGAGCGTCCTGAACACCAGCCGTGGCCGATGTTCCCGACCCTGTTCGAGGTCGCCAGCGCGCACGAAGAGGGCGGCGAGCGGACCTATTTGGCCTCCACGGTCGAGTTCATCGGTGCGGACGGCGTGCTCACCGCGTTGAAGATCGCGGAAACCGAGTACCGGGACGGCAAGCGGCTGCCCAAGCCGGGCACGGAACGCGAGATCCCGGCGGATCTGGTGTTCCTTTCCCTGGGCTTCACCGGGCCCGAGCCGGCTGGGATCGCGGAACAGGTAGGCGCCCAGTTCGACGGACGCGGCAATCTGGTCCGGGACGGTTACTACATGACCGACGTCGACGGCGTTTTCGTGGCCGGTGATGCCGGGCGCGGCCAGTCGCTGATCGTCTGGGCGATCGCCGAAGGCCGGGCCTGCGCTGCGGCGGTGGACCAGCACCTCAGCGGAAGCACCAGCCTTCCGGCACCGGTCGCGCCCACCGACGTCGCTATTTCCCCGCTGTGA